One part of the Salinivirga cyanobacteriivorans genome encodes these proteins:
- the dxs gene encoding 1-deoxy-D-xylulose-5-phosphate synthase — protein MGLLDQIEYPTDLKKLDKPQLIQLADELREFIIDEVSANPGHFGASLGAVELTVALHYVYNTPYDRLIWDVGHQAYGHKILTGRKNRFHTNRKLGGISGFPNRSESEYDAFGVGHSSTSISAALGMAVSAQLRKEDDRHVIAVIGDGALTGGMAMEGLNNVGVQNANILVVLNDNDMAIDPNVGAFKEYLTDIATSRPYNKLKDEVWNMLGKFNRLGPTAQRLIQKVDNSIKSLLMKQSNFFEAINFRYFGPIDGHDVVHLVNVMNDLKDIPGPKLLHCITKKGKGFKQAELNAAEWHAPGKFDKNTGLKIKDDDGTPKPPKYQDVFGHTLLELARQNKEIVGITPAMPAGSSLNIMMKEMPDRCFDVGIAEQHAVTFSAGLAAEQKTPFCNIYSTFMQRAYDQIVHDVALQKLPVVFCLDRGGLVGEDGATHHGAFDLAYMRSVPNMIVSAPMNETELRNLMYTAQNYKEGPFSIRYPRGRGMLIDWKQPMNDLPIGQGRKVSDGEEVAIVSIGHPGNFVQQAINHLKSEKITPAHYDIRFLRPIDEDLLEEVFNNFQKIITVEDGTIIGGLGSAVIEYAAEHGHRAQIVRLGIPDKFIEHGKPAELYRMCGFDSEGIMKTVKEIVSA, from the coding sequence ATGGGATTACTGGATCAAATTGAATATCCCACTGATCTAAAAAAACTCGATAAACCACAACTTATTCAGCTAGCTGATGAGTTGCGCGAATTTATTATAGACGAGGTAAGTGCCAACCCCGGCCATTTTGGAGCCAGCCTTGGTGCAGTAGAATTAACAGTGGCCCTACACTACGTTTACAACACACCGTATGACCGCTTAATTTGGGATGTAGGCCACCAGGCTTACGGTCATAAAATTCTTACCGGACGCAAAAACCGGTTTCATACCAATCGAAAACTCGGAGGAATAAGCGGTTTTCCAAATCGTTCAGAAAGTGAATACGATGCCTTTGGTGTTGGTCATTCATCCACGAGTATAAGTGCCGCTCTTGGAATGGCTGTTTCAGCTCAGCTACGCAAAGAAGATGATCGACATGTTATAGCTGTAATTGGCGATGGTGCCCTAACCGGAGGCATGGCTATGGAAGGTTTGAATAATGTGGGTGTGCAAAATGCCAATATTCTGGTCGTACTGAACGACAACGATATGGCCATTGATCCGAATGTGGGCGCTTTTAAAGAGTACCTGACCGACATTGCCACCTCAAGACCCTACAATAAACTCAAGGATGAGGTTTGGAATATGCTTGGCAAATTTAACCGACTCGGGCCTACAGCACAGCGTCTTATTCAAAAAGTTGACAACAGTATAAAATCTTTGCTCATGAAGCAAAGTAATTTTTTTGAAGCCATTAACTTTCGTTATTTCGGGCCCATTGACGGGCACGATGTGGTACACCTGGTCAACGTGATGAATGACCTGAAAGATATTCCGGGCCCTAAACTGCTCCATTGTATTACAAAAAAAGGCAAAGGGTTTAAACAAGCGGAGCTCAATGCTGCAGAATGGCATGCGCCGGGTAAATTCGATAAAAATACAGGCCTGAAAATAAAAGATGACGATGGCACGCCCAAACCACCCAAATATCAGGATGTGTTTGGACATACATTGCTGGAACTTGCCAGACAAAACAAAGAAATTGTTGGTATTACACCCGCAATGCCCGCAGGTTCATCTCTGAACATCATGATGAAAGAGATGCCCGACCGTTGTTTTGATGTGGGAATTGCAGAGCAACATGCTGTTACCTTTTCTGCAGGACTGGCGGCAGAACAAAAAACACCTTTTTGTAACATTTACAGCACATTTATGCAACGTGCCTATGATCAAATTGTGCACGACGTGGCACTGCAGAAATTACCGGTTGTTTTTTGTCTCGACCGTGGTGGTCTTGTTGGTGAAGATGGAGCAACCCATCACGGTGCATTTGATTTGGCTTACATGCGAAGTGTGCCCAATATGATTGTGAGTGCTCCAATGAATGAAACAGAGCTTCGAAATTTGATGTATACAGCACAAAACTACAAAGAAGGGCCTTTTTCTATACGCTATCCAAGAGGTCGTGGAATGCTGATCGATTGGAAACAACCTATGAATGATTTGCCAATTGGGCAAGGAAGAAAAGTTTCAGATGGCGAAGAAGTTGCTATTGTTTCAATCGGGCATCCCGGGAATTTCGTGCAACAGGCCATTAATCATCTTAAATCTGAAAAAATTACACCGGCCCACTACGATATACGCTTTTTGAGACCTATTGATGAGGATCTTTTAGAAGAAGTGTTCAATAATTTTCAGAAAATAATTACCGTTGAAGACGGCACCATCATTGGTGGTTTGGGAAGTGCTGTTATAGAATATGCCGCAGAACACGGACACCGGGCCCAAATTGTGCGTTTAGGTATTCCAGATAAATTTATTGAGCACGGTAAGCCTGCTGAACTTTACCGTATGTGCGGTTTTGATTCAGAAGGAATCATGAAAACTGTCAAGGAAATCGTATCTGCTTAG
- a CDS encoding DMT family transporter: MGFEFFIPQMSNNRAGYITVFIAMLCWSLTFVWYKQVYEVFTPIGTVFLRLTIASALLFVFTKLIRRLQPIAKEDRFTFLSLAFFEPFVYFFSESYGMHYVSPTEGAVIIAVIPLLTPVMARIFFGDKITLLNVIGLAISFVGVVLVVTKVGFEWKAPAIGVAFMFMAVIAALGYSAIIMKLSGKYNPFTIITYQNFIAAVLFLPLFLVFDLDNFLAVEFTFDNVWPLLKLAVVASAMAYLFFVYSISKIGIVQANMFTNLIPVFAAVFAWYMLGDELSWRTITGVALVVVGLFLPHYSTVRRRYFFLKK, from the coding sequence TTGGGTTTTGAATTTTTTATTCCGCAAATGAGCAACAACAGGGCAGGATATATCACCGTATTTATAGCAATGCTATGCTGGAGCCTTACCTTTGTATGGTACAAACAGGTATATGAGGTTTTTACACCTATTGGTACTGTGTTTTTAAGGCTCACCATTGCATCAGCTTTGCTGTTTGTGTTTACTAAATTGATCAGAAGGCTGCAGCCAATTGCCAAAGAGGACCGGTTTACTTTTTTGTCACTGGCATTTTTTGAACCTTTTGTGTATTTCTTTAGCGAGAGCTATGGTATGCATTACGTTTCGCCTACCGAAGGTGCGGTTATTATTGCAGTTATTCCTTTGCTTACACCCGTTATGGCCCGCATATTTTTTGGCGACAAGATCACCTTGTTAAATGTCATTGGTCTGGCCATATCATTTGTGGGTGTAGTGTTGGTGGTTACAAAAGTCGGGTTCGAATGGAAAGCTCCGGCCATTGGTGTAGCTTTTATGTTCATGGCTGTAATAGCAGCGCTGGGGTACTCAGCAATAATTATGAAACTCTCGGGTAAATACAATCCGTTCACCATTATTACTTATCAGAATTTTATAGCAGCAGTTTTGTTCTTGCCACTATTCCTCGTTTTTGACCTGGATAATTTCCTGGCAGTGGAGTTTACCTTTGATAATGTTTGGCCATTGCTAAAACTGGCCGTGGTAGCGTCTGCTATGGCCTATCTGTTTTTTGTGTACAGTATTTCAAAAATTGGTATTGTACAGGCCAATATGTTTACCAATTTAATTCCGGTATTCGCTGCAGTATTTGCCTGGTATATGCTTGGCGATGAGTTGAGCTGGCGAACTATCACTGGGGTGGCTTTAGTGGTTGTTGGGCTTTTCTTACCCCATTACAGCACTGTGCGGAGAAGGTATTTTTTCCTGAAAAAATAG
- a CDS encoding DUF1643 domain-containing protein — translation MMLQPDDWLYETDINNKNRYVLGVKGQNPLICFGINPSTAAPEDLDNTVRSVERLTYNNGFDSWIMLNIYPQRATHAVNIHKRLNKKLHTQNMEAISRLMGQFEKVNLWAAWGTLISHRPYFSHCLADICQIAENHNHQWLSIGNLTKAGHPRHPLYLKATTKTQPFNMPEYLRNLVKQNA, via the coding sequence ATGATGCTACAACCTGACGACTGGCTATATGAAACCGACATAAACAATAAAAATCGTTATGTGCTCGGTGTCAAAGGCCAGAACCCTTTGATCTGTTTTGGCATTAACCCAAGTACAGCAGCACCGGAAGATCTCGATAATACCGTTAGGTCAGTAGAGCGATTAACGTACAATAATGGATTCGACAGCTGGATCATGCTCAATATTTATCCCCAACGGGCCACACATGCGGTAAATATTCACAAACGACTCAACAAAAAACTGCATACACAAAACATGGAAGCCATTTCGCGACTCATGGGGCAGTTTGAAAAAGTTAACCTCTGGGCTGCCTGGGGTACACTCATATCGCACCGCCCATATTTCAGCCACTGCCTGGCAGATATTTGCCAAATTGCCGAAAACCATAATCACCAGTGGCTCAGCATAGGAAATCTCACAAAAGCAGGGCATCCCCGACATCCGTTGTATTTAAAAGCCACCACTAAAACTCAGCCTTTTAACATGCCGGAATATTTAAGAAATCTTGTAAAACAAAACGCCTAA
- a CDS encoding formylglycine-generating enzyme family protein: MKTIVILSLVALSFNLFASNDNPPGTVKIEENLYCDVTEISNLEWKEYMFWAKRKYGEQSKKYKAVLPDTLVWRQGKYNEPYVQYYYQHPAYKNYPVIGISYEQARSFCKWRSDRVNEKIYIEKHKIDPEQLATIKNIPSVYTYRLPTKAEWEKIASADYSKKAKRKFKRKKYRKAARHNFKTAADKNDNGITTHPDITNQVDAYWKNTYGVYNILGNVAEIIAEKGVAKGGAWRHKAEEVTIEKDFSYDGPADWLGFRCVCEKNVDE; encoded by the coding sequence ATGAAAACAATTGTAATTTTATCTCTGGTAGCACTATCATTTAATTTATTTGCCAGCAATGACAACCCGCCCGGCACAGTAAAAATCGAGGAGAACCTTTATTGTGATGTGACAGAAATCTCAAATCTCGAATGGAAAGAGTATATGTTTTGGGCCAAAAGGAAGTATGGCGAACAGTCAAAAAAATATAAAGCGGTGCTGCCTGATACACTGGTTTGGAGACAGGGTAAGTATAATGAACCTTATGTGCAATATTACTATCAACACCCTGCCTATAAGAATTACCCTGTAATTGGAATAAGTTACGAACAGGCCAGGAGCTTTTGCAAATGGCGCAGCGACCGGGTGAATGAAAAAATTTACATTGAAAAACATAAAATTGACCCTGAACAGCTGGCTACAATTAAAAATATTCCCAGTGTATACACCTACCGTTTGCCAACAAAAGCGGAATGGGAAAAAATTGCCAGCGCTGATTATTCAAAAAAAGCCAAACGGAAATTTAAAAGAAAGAAATACCGCAAAGCCGCTCGTCACAATTTTAAAACAGCTGCAGATAAAAATGACAATGGAATAACCACACATCCCGATATAACAAACCAGGTAGATGCTTATTGGAAAAACACTTACGGGGTTTACAATATTTTGGGTAACGTGGCAGAAATAATCGCGGAAAAAGGAGTTGCTAAAGGTGGAGCATGGCGACACAAGGCCGAAGAAGTTACCATTGAAAAGGATTTTTCATATGATGGGCCAGCAGATTGGCTTGGATTTCGCTGCGTATGTGAAAAAAATGTAGATGAATGA
- a CDS encoding riboflavin synthase — protein sequence MFSGIVEEPGKVVKVEKKGENVDLTITCAFVDELAIDQSISHNGVCLTVVDKTDNDYTVTAVKETLLKSSLGNLKPGDLVNLERSVKADGRLDGHMVQGHVDQTATVTNVEEADGSWYFTFKYEPKGDNITVEKGSVSIDGVSMTVVNSRKKTFQVAVIPYTYEHTVFKTYEEGTIVNLEFDIIGKYITKVVKQVLGKE from the coding sequence ATGTTCTCAGGAATAGTAGAAGAGCCCGGAAAAGTGGTTAAAGTGGAAAAAAAAGGCGAAAATGTCGACCTTACCATCACTTGCGCATTTGTAGATGAACTTGCCATTGACCAAAGCATTTCGCATAATGGCGTTTGCCTAACTGTTGTGGATAAAACTGATAATGATTACACTGTTACAGCAGTAAAAGAGACACTGCTAAAAAGCAGCCTTGGTAATCTCAAGCCAGGCGATCTTGTAAACCTTGAAAGAAGTGTGAAAGCCGATGGCCGCCTCGACGGACACATGGTTCAGGGACACGTAGATCAAACTGCTACAGTAACGAATGTAGAAGAAGCAGATGGCAGCTGGTACTTTACTTTTAAATACGAGCCCAAAGGCGATAACATTACAGTTGAGAAAGGTTCTGTATCAATTGACGGTGTGAGCATGACCGTGGTAAACAGCCGGAAAAAAACCTTCCAGGTTGCTGTTATTCCTTATACCTATGAGCATACCGTTTTTAAAACCTACGAAGAGGGCACCATTGTCAACCTCGAATTTGACATTATCGGAAAATATATCACCAAAGTTGTTAAGCAGGTACTTGGAAAAGAATAG
- a CDS encoding NAD-dependent epimerase/dehydratase family protein, with protein MIFVTGATGLVGSHLTYHLVSQGHKVKLLVRKKHRISRLARTFQYYGADLNNYDNQIQLVEGDITDIFSLETALETDVDSVIHCAGLVSFSPLDKGNLLNINHHGTENMVNAALEAGVKKFIYVSSIAALGDGSDNKVKEDNQEFEFNPVSVYGNSKHLAELEVWRGVEEGMDAVIVNPTVIIGPGQWDQGSPRLFKSVWKGLPFFTTGTTGFVDVRDVAKAMSDLLFNDISNQQFILNNENLNYRQFFNMVADNLSVRRPRFAAQPWMMYFLAAITGFFSKLTGHRSQINKNTASSAFSKTFYDNSKIEQTLKTNFEGIEKAINFTAGCFLKDHR; from the coding sequence ATGATTTTTGTAACAGGCGCAACAGGGTTAGTAGGTAGTCACCTGACGTACCATTTGGTAAGTCAGGGACATAAAGTAAAACTCCTTGTGCGTAAAAAACATCGCATCAGCCGATTAGCCCGCACTTTTCAGTATTATGGCGCCGACTTAAATAATTACGATAATCAAATACAGCTTGTTGAAGGAGATATAACTGACATATTTTCACTTGAAACCGCTCTTGAAACAGATGTCGATTCTGTTATTCATTGTGCCGGGTTGGTATCATTCTCTCCGCTCGACAAGGGTAACTTGCTGAATATAAACCATCACGGAACCGAAAATATGGTAAATGCAGCACTTGAGGCGGGTGTGAAAAAATTTATATATGTAAGCTCCATAGCGGCTTTAGGTGATGGTTCCGACAATAAAGTTAAAGAAGATAACCAGGAGTTCGAGTTTAATCCCGTATCTGTTTATGGTAATTCCAAACATTTAGCTGAACTTGAAGTTTGGAGAGGTGTGGAAGAAGGCATGGATGCTGTAATTGTGAATCCAACAGTAATCATTGGCCCCGGTCAATGGGACCAGGGAAGCCCACGGTTATTCAAGTCTGTATGGAAAGGCCTGCCATTTTTCACTACCGGCACAACCGGATTTGTAGATGTGCGTGATGTAGCAAAAGCAATGAGCGACCTTCTATTCAATGATATTTCAAACCAACAGTTTATTCTGAACAACGAAAACCTCAACTACCGGCAATTTTTTAATATGGTCGCCGATAATTTAAGTGTAAGAAGGCCCCGATTTGCCGCCCAACCATGGATGATGTATTTTTTAGCCGCCATTACTGGTTTTTTCTCAAAGCTCACCGGCCATCGCTCACAAATCAATAAAAATACTGCCAGCTCTGCCTTTTCGAAAACATTTTATGACAATTCTAAGATAGAACAAACTCTTAAAACCAATTTTGAAGGAATTGAAAAGGCTATAAACTTTACTGCAGGCTGTTTTCTGAAAGATCACCGCTAA
- the sufB gene encoding Fe-S cluster assembly protein SufB — translation MATEQDKILDEVTKSDYKYGFVTEVDADALPKGLNEDIIRQISAKKNEPEFMLEYRLDAYRKWTEMKTPNWAHLNIPEIDFQDIIYYSAPKKKPKYESMDEVDPELIETFNKLGIPLEEQKVLAGVAVDAVMDSTSVKTTFKETLAEKGIIFCSISDAVQEHPDLVKKYLGTVVPPDDNFFAALNSAVFSDGSFVYIPKGVRCPMELSTYFRINAANTGQFERTLIIAEDDSYVSYLEGCTAPMRDENQLHAAIVEIVALDNAEVKYSTVQNWYPGNSEGKGGIYNFVTKRGLAKGKNSKISWTQVETGSAITWKYPSCVLMGDNSVGEFYSVAVTNNHQQADTGTKMIHLGKNTKSTVVSKGISAGKSQNSYRGLVKVIKRADNARNFSQCDSLLLGDKCGAHTFPYLTINNHSAQVEHEATTSKIGEEQIFYCNQRGIETEDAIGMIVNGYAKEVINKLPMEFAVEAQKLLQISLEGSVG, via the coding sequence ATGGCCACAGAACAAGATAAAATACTCGATGAAGTAACGAAAAGTGATTACAAGTACGGGTTTGTTACAGAGGTTGATGCAGATGCCCTACCAAAGGGGTTAAATGAAGATATAATCAGACAAATTTCTGCTAAAAAAAATGAACCGGAGTTTATGCTTGAATATCGTCTTGATGCTTACCGAAAGTGGACAGAGATGAAAACTCCCAATTGGGCACACTTAAATATACCCGAAATTGATTTTCAGGATATTATTTATTATTCGGCACCCAAGAAAAAGCCCAAGTATGAATCAATGGATGAGGTTGATCCGGAGTTGATAGAAACGTTTAATAAGTTGGGGATCCCACTTGAGGAGCAAAAAGTTTTAGCAGGCGTAGCGGTTGATGCAGTTATGGATAGTACTTCGGTAAAAACCACATTTAAAGAAACACTTGCTGAAAAAGGCATTATTTTCTGTTCAATAAGTGATGCAGTACAGGAACATCCGGATTTGGTGAAAAAATACCTTGGAACTGTGGTGCCGCCTGACGATAACTTCTTTGCAGCACTGAACTCAGCTGTTTTTTCCGACGGATCATTTGTTTACATTCCCAAGGGCGTTCGGTGCCCGATGGAATTGTCGACATATTTCCGTATTAATGCAGCCAATACAGGGCAGTTTGAGCGCACACTAATTATAGCCGAAGATGATAGTTATGTGAGCTACCTTGAGGGGTGTACTGCTCCTATGCGCGACGAGAACCAGCTCCATGCCGCTATTGTGGAGATTGTGGCCCTTGACAATGCTGAAGTAAAATACTCGACCGTACAGAATTGGTACCCCGGAAACTCCGAAGGTAAGGGGGGTATTTATAATTTTGTAACCAAGCGTGGTCTGGCCAAAGGAAAAAACTCAAAAATTTCATGGACACAGGTTGAAACAGGCTCAGCTATTACCTGGAAATACCCGAGTTGTGTACTCATGGGTGATAATTCCGTTGGTGAGTTTTATTCTGTGGCTGTGACCAATAACCATCAGCAAGCTGATACCGGCACAAAAATGATACACCTTGGGAAAAACACCAAAAGTACGGTAGTATCCAAAGGTATATCGGCCGGTAAGAGTCAGAATAGCTACAGGGGTTTGGTTAAAGTGATTAAGCGGGCCGATAATGCACGAAATTTTTCGCAATGCGATAGCTTATTGCTGGGAGATAAGTGTGGAGCTCATACTTTTCCATACCTGACTATTAATAACCACTCTGCGCAGGTTGAACACGAAGCTACAACCTCTAAAATTGGTGAAGAGCAAATTTTTTATTGCAATCAGCGGGGTATAGAAACCGAAGATGCCATTGGAATGATTGTGAATGGTTATGCCAAAGAGGTTATAAATAAATTGCCAATGGAATTTGCAGTAGAAGCACAGAAATTATTGCAAATTAGCCTTGAAGGCAGTGTGGGATAA
- the sufC gene encoding Fe-S cluster assembly ATPase SufC, with protein MLSIKNLHASIEGQEILKGINLDVKPGEIHAIMGPNGSGKSTLASVLAGRDIFEVTEGEVTFQGEDLFDKEPDERAKDGLFLSFQYPVEIPGVSMVNFMRTAVNEIRKHRGQEELKSSDFLKVLREKKALVEIDSKLTNRSVNEGFSGGEKKKNEIFQMAMLEPKLSILDETDSGLDIDALRIVANGVNKLKTKDNATIVITHYQRLLDYIVPDHVHILYDGKIVKSGDKQLAVDLEQHGYEWVKKEMAL; from the coding sequence ATGTTATCAATAAAAAACTTACATGCATCCATAGAAGGACAAGAGATATTAAAGGGAATCAACCTTGATGTAAAACCCGGGGAGATCCATGCCATTATGGGACCTAATGGTTCCGGTAAAAGCACGTTGGCCTCTGTATTGGCCGGACGCGATATTTTTGAGGTTACAGAAGGAGAAGTAACCTTCCAGGGAGAAGATTTGTTTGACAAAGAACCTGACGAACGAGCCAAAGATGGTTTGTTTCTGAGCTTCCAGTATCCGGTGGAAATTCCGGGTGTAAGCATGGTTAATTTTATGCGTACAGCTGTAAACGAGATACGCAAGCACCGCGGTCAGGAAGAACTGAAATCATCAGATTTTCTGAAGGTTTTGCGTGAGAAAAAAGCATTGGTTGAAATAGATTCGAAATTAACCAACCGTAGTGTTAATGAGGGTTTTAGTGGTGGAGAGAAAAAGAAAAATGAAATTTTTCAAATGGCCATGCTCGAACCAAAACTTTCGATACTAGATGAAACAGATTCAGGTCTTGACATTGATGCCCTGCGCATTGTAGCCAATGGTGTGAATAAGCTTAAAACTAAAGATAATGCCACAATCGTGATTACACACTATCAAAGATTGTTGGATTATATTGTGCCCGACCATGTGCATATTTTGTATGATGGTAAGATTGTAAAATCCGGTGACAAACAGCTGGCAGTTGATCTTGAGCAGCATGGTTATGAGTGGGTTAAGAAAGAAATGGCACTTTAA
- the sufD gene encoding Fe-S cluster assembly protein SufD has translation MSTDLNQKYDQLIADNLDNVQAHSSNLLNSYRKDAQQAFHKNGLPSIKNEDYKYTNVLPLYKQDWNLPQLEKELPMNINEIFRCDVPNLDTDLVLTVNGRFHEFQGNADKLPEGTIIGGLAEMSEKYPEIVKPYLFQQAEQDTDSLVALNGALAVDGLFIYIPRNAVFEKPIQIVNLLLGERPLLTHKRNLVVADENAQSQIVICDHTLSAERFFDNSVTEVVVKQNARLEYYNIQNQHNGSSQISSLFANVHRDATFHTSTISLHGGLIRNNLRISLLDEGAHADASGLSLTDREQHVDNHTYIDHKAANCTSNQFFKSVLDDQSSTAFTGRIMVQPGAQQTNAYQSNKSLLLTNDASSNSRPQLEIYADDVKCSHGATTGQIDEDALFYMRQRGINSREARLLLMFAFAYEVIDKINVRPLAERIEDLVNKRLRGELSRCNNCEIKCQ, from the coding sequence ATGAGTACTGATTTAAACCAAAAATATGATCAGTTAATTGCTGATAACCTTGACAATGTTCAGGCCCATTCCAGCAATTTATTGAACAGTTACAGGAAAGATGCTCAGCAGGCATTCCATAAAAATGGTTTACCCAGCATTAAGAACGAAGACTATAAGTATACTAACGTTTTACCGCTGTACAAACAGGACTGGAATTTACCACAGCTCGAGAAAGAGCTACCAATGAATATCAATGAGATATTTCGTTGCGATGTGCCTAATCTCGATACCGACCTGGTACTTACTGTAAATGGACGTTTCCATGAGTTTCAGGGAAACGCAGATAAGCTACCAGAAGGCACTATTATTGGCGGCCTTGCGGAGATGAGTGAAAAATATCCTGAAATAGTTAAACCATATTTGTTTCAGCAGGCAGAGCAGGATACCGATAGCCTTGTTGCTCTGAACGGAGCGCTCGCGGTCGATGGATTGTTTATTTATATCCCGCGTAATGCTGTTTTTGAAAAACCTATCCAAATTGTGAATTTATTGCTGGGTGAACGGCCATTGCTTACACACAAACGTAACCTGGTTGTTGCCGATGAAAATGCGCAATCGCAAATTGTAATTTGTGATCATACGCTCAGTGCAGAACGTTTCTTCGACAACAGTGTTACAGAAGTAGTAGTGAAGCAAAACGCGCGCCTGGAATATTACAATATTCAAAACCAGCATAATGGGTCATCGCAAATTTCATCATTGTTTGCCAATGTGCATCGCGATGCGACCTTTCATACCAGCACAATAAGCCTGCATGGAGGTTTGATCCGGAACAATTTGCGTATTTCATTGCTTGATGAGGGGGCCCATGCCGATGCATCGGGTTTGAGCTTAACCGACCGGGAGCAACATGTAGATAATCATACTTACATTGATCATAAAGCAGCCAACTGCACCAGTAACCAATTCTTCAAGAGTGTACTCGATGATCAATCGTCTACAGCTTTTACAGGACGTATCATGGTGCAACCCGGCGCACAGCAGACCAATGCCTACCAAAGCAACAAAAGTTTATTGCTCACCAATGATGCATCATCAAACAGCCGTCCGCAATTGGAGATTTACGCCGATGATGTGAAATGCAGCCATGGTGCCACTACCGGCCAAATTGACGAGGATGCCCTGTTCTACATGCGTCAAAGAGGAATAAATTCGCGTGAAGCAAGGTTGCTGCTTATGTTTGCATTTGCCTACGAGGTAATTGACAAGATCAATGTGAGACCTCTGGCAGAAAGAATAGAAGATCTTGTGAATAAACGGTTGCGCGGAGAATTATCAAGGTGTAACAATTGTGAAATTAAGTGTCAGTAA
- a CDS encoding aminotransferase class V-fold PLP-dependent enzyme, with product MSLNVADIRRQFPILEQQVYKKDLVYFDNAATTQKPQVVIDVLDEYYKKYNANIHRGVHFLSSHCTDATETARKTVQDFINAKHAHEIVFTRGTTESVNLVAQSFASEFINEGDEIVVTRMEHHSNIVPWQLVCEKYGAKLKVVDIYPDGTINMDSFKAALNAKVKIVAFTHVSNTLGTINDVQAMTRLAHNQDIPVLIDGAQAVQHTHVDVQEIDADFYVFSGHKIYAPTGIGVLYGKEEWLEKLPPWQGGGEMIDQVSFEKTTFNELPFKFEAGTPNYIGAIAMGEALSYVSNNGIDAIKKHEDDLLNYATERITTVDGVRIIGEAAQKSSVLSFVIDGIHPYDIGVLLDKTGIAVRTGNHCTQPLHDWYEIPGTVRASFAMYNTKAEIDYFMDKMQQVLEMLK from the coding sequence ATGAGTTTAAATGTAGCAGATATTCGCAGGCAATTTCCAATACTGGAACAGCAGGTTTACAAAAAAGACCTGGTGTATTTCGATAATGCTGCTACAACCCAGAAACCACAGGTGGTTATTGATGTGTTGGATGAATATTATAAAAAGTATAATGCCAACATTCACAGGGGCGTGCATTTTTTAAGTTCGCATTGTACCGATGCCACAGAAACAGCTCGTAAAACTGTTCAGGATTTTATCAATGCGAAACACGCTCATGAAATTGTTTTCACCAGGGGCACTACCGAATCCGTAAATTTGGTAGCCCAGTCGTTTGCATCCGAATTTATAAATGAGGGAGATGAAATTGTGGTTACCCGCATGGAGCATCATTCCAATATTGTACCATGGCAATTAGTATGCGAAAAATACGGTGCTAAGCTCAAGGTTGTAGATATTTACCCCGATGGTACCATTAACATGGATAGTTTTAAAGCGGCTTTGAATGCAAAAGTTAAAATCGTTGCATTTACGCATGTATCTAACACACTTGGAACTATAAACGATGTGCAAGCCATGACCCGGTTGGCTCATAATCAGGACATACCTGTGTTAATCGATGGTGCTCAGGCTGTGCAACATACCCATGTTGATGTGCAGGAGATTGATGCTGATTTTTATGTTTTTTCGGGTCATAAAATCTATGCTCCAACAGGAATTGGTGTTTTGTATGGAAAAGAAGAGTGGCTCGAAAAGCTTCCACCCTGGCAGGGTGGCGGCGAAATGATCGATCAGGTGAGCTTTGAAAAGACAACCTTTAATGAGCTGCCCTTTAAATTTGAAGCCGGCACACCGAATTATATTGGTGCCATTGCTATGGGGGAGGCTTTATCGTATGTAAGCAACAACGGAATAGACGCCATTAAAAAGCATGAAGACGATTTACTAAACTATGCAACCGAACGTATTACCACAGTCGATGGTGTAAGAATAATTGGAGAAGCCGCCCAAAAAAGTAGTGTATTGTCGTTTGTAATAGACGGTATACACCCATACGATATAGGAGTCTTGCTCGATAAAACCGGAATTGCCGTGCGTACCGGTAATCACTGTACGCAGCCATTGCACGATTGGTATGAAATACCAGGAACAGTGCGGGCCTCTTTTGCCATGTACAATACAAAAGCTGAGATTGATTATTTTATGGATAAAATGCAGCAAGTATTGGAAATGCTTAAATAA